From one Staphylococcus kloosii genomic stretch:
- a CDS encoding ABC transporter permease, whose protein sequence is MKSVYIVLKEHIKNIYLIKRLADFQLRISNHSNYLGLGWELINPAFQILIYWFVFGLGVRQNSSVEGVPFIFWLLVGISMWFFVNQGVLDGTKAITTKYRQVSKMNFPLSILPSYTVFSKFYAHILLLVVVMIICLTGGYHPTIYTLQLLIYIPYALLLTMSIALLTSTLSLLIRDLQMAMQAFMRIIFFVSSILYPANSAIVATVMKLNPIYFLAESYRAAILHREWYFITHWHLAVYNFALVLIIFIVGSILHMRYRDTFDDYM, encoded by the coding sequence GTGAAATCGGTATATATCGTGTTAAAAGAACATATTAAAAATATATATTTAATCAAAAGATTGGCTGATTTCCAATTAAGAATATCAAACCATAGCAACTATTTAGGGTTAGGTTGGGAATTAATTAACCCAGCATTTCAAATTTTAATTTACTGGTTTGTTTTTGGGTTAGGTGTTAGACAAAATAGTTCTGTGGAAGGTGTACCTTTTATATTTTGGTTATTAGTTGGTATAAGTATGTGGTTTTTTGTGAACCAAGGAGTTTTAGACGGTACAAAGGCTATAACTACTAAATATCGACAAGTTTCAAAAATGAATTTTCCATTGTCTATTTTACCGAGCTATACTGTATTCAGTAAATTTTATGCGCACATTTTATTATTAGTTGTGGTAATGATTATTTGTTTAACAGGTGGCTATCATCCAACTATTTATACTTTACAGTTATTAATATATATTCCTTATGCATTACTGTTGACGATGTCAATTGCGTTATTGACGTCAACGTTGAGTTTATTAATTAGAGATTTACAAATGGCTATGCAGGCATTTATGCGTATTATCTTTTTCGTTTCTTCCATTTTATATCCGGCTAACTCAGCCATTGTAGCTACAGTGATGAAATTGAACCCTATATACTTTCTAGCAGAGTCCTATAGGGCAGCTATATTACATCGGGAATGGTATTTTATTACGCATTGGCATTTAGCGGTTTATAATTTTGCGCTCGTGCTTATAATATTTATCGTAGGGTCTATATTACATATGCGTTATAGAGATACATTCGACGATTATATGTAA
- a CDS encoding ABC transporter ATP-binding protein, with the protein MQANPLFYLFKKINWPTLLIIVAVIISSLGSITGLIVPAFTGKLVDNFSFKSMNWNFIILFIGVFLLNAILSGIGLYLLSKIGEKIIYAIRSLLWQHIIHLKMPFFDQNESGQLMSRLTDDTKVINEFISQKLPNLLPSAITIIGSFVMLFIMDWKMTLLTFITIPVFVIIMIPLGKVMQNVSKKTQAEIANFSGLLGRVLTEMRLVKVSNTEDDELDNAHRNLNRIYGLGLKQAKITAIIQPLSGLIMLLTIAIILGFGALRISSGAISAGTLIAMIFYVVQLSSPLVNLSTLVTDYKKAVGASARIHEIMQEPLEVMNDANANIIQGSTLHFDQVDFKYDVKPILNDVNFEIPAGKVTAFVGPSGSGKSTIFNIIERMYDIDAGAVTYGNASIYDMPLAEWRNKIGYVMQSNAMMNGTIKDNILYGINREVSDEELVKYAKLANCDDFIMNLEQGYDTLVGERGVKLSGGQRQRIDIARSFVKNPDILLLDEATANLDSESERKIQEALEELMINRTTVVIAHRLSTIRKADQIVFIDQGRVTGIGSHESLIESHEKYQQFVTTQNLNNN; encoded by the coding sequence ATGCAAGCTAATCCATTGTTCTATTTATTTAAGAAGATTAATTGGCCAACGCTATTAATTATCGTAGCTGTTATTATTTCATCATTAGGAAGTATTACAGGTTTGATTGTTCCTGCATTTACAGGGAAATTGGTTGATAATTTTTCTTTTAAAAGCATGAATTGGAATTTTATCATACTTTTTATAGGCGTATTTTTACTTAATGCCATTTTAAGCGGTATCGGTCTGTATTTATTAAGTAAAATTGGTGAAAAAATAATTTATGCCATACGTTCGCTATTATGGCAACATATTATACATCTAAAAATGCCATTTTTTGACCAAAATGAAAGTGGTCAGTTAATGAGTCGTTTAACAGATGATACAAAAGTGATTAATGAGTTTATCTCACAAAAATTACCTAATCTCTTGCCGTCTGCCATTACTATTATTGGTTCTTTTGTTATGTTATTCATCATGGATTGGAAGATGACATTATTGACATTTATAACGATACCAGTATTTGTCATTATTATGATTCCTTTAGGTAAAGTAATGCAAAATGTCTCGAAAAAAACACAGGCAGAAATTGCGAATTTCAGTGGTTTATTAGGACGTGTCCTAACAGAAATGAGATTAGTGAAAGTTTCAAATACTGAAGATGACGAATTGGATAACGCCCATCGTAATTTGAACCGAATTTATGGATTAGGTTTGAAACAAGCGAAAATCACAGCCATCATTCAACCTTTGTCAGGCCTAATTATGTTATTAACGATCGCTATCATTTTAGGCTTCGGAGCATTACGTATTTCATCTGGCGCAATATCTGCGGGTACATTGATTGCCATGATATTTTACGTCGTACAACTATCATCACCACTAGTCAATTTGTCTACGTTGGTTACAGACTATAAAAAAGCAGTGGGTGCAAGTGCAAGGATACATGAAATTATGCAAGAGCCTTTAGAAGTTATGAATGATGCCAATGCAAATATTATTCAAGGAAGTACTTTGCATTTTGATCAAGTTGATTTTAAATATGATGTTAAACCAATTTTAAATGATGTGAATTTTGAAATTCCTGCTGGAAAAGTTACTGCTTTCGTAGGACCATCAGGTTCTGGTAAGAGTACAATTTTTAATATTATTGAACGTATGTACGATATAGATGCAGGTGCTGTTACATATGGAAATGCTTCTATTTACGATATGCCACTTGCCGAATGGCGTAATAAAATTGGCTATGTCATGCAATCTAATGCGATGATGAATGGTACGATAAAAGATAATATTTTGTATGGTATTAATCGCGAAGTTTCTGATGAAGAATTAGTAAAATATGCCAAATTAGCCAACTGCGATGACTTTATTATGAATTTAGAACAAGGTTATGACACATTGGTAGGAGAACGAGGCGTGAAACTATCAGGTGGACAACGTCAAAGAATAGATATTGCACGTAGCTTTGTTAAAAATCCAGATATTTTATTATTAGATGAAGCAACTGCAAACTTGGATAGTGAAAGTGAACGCAAAATTCAAGAAGCATTAGAAGAACTAATGATTAATAGAACAACGGTAGTTATTGCACATCGACTTTCGACAATTAGAAAAGCAGACCAAATTGTCTTTATAGATCAAGGTCGTGTCACTGGTATAGGAAGTCATGAATCATTAATTGAATCACATGAAAAGTACCAGCAATTTGTAACAACACAAAATTTAAATAATAATTAA
- the tagD gene encoding glycerol-3-phosphate cytidylyltransferase, with the protein MKRVITYGTYDLLHYGHIELLRRAREMGDYLIVALSSDEFNRIKDKKSYYNFEQRKVMLEAIRYVDLVIAEEGWGQKEKDVERFEVDTFVMGHDWEGEFDFLKDKCEVVYLKRTEGISTTQIKKELYGDEAK; encoded by the coding sequence ATGAAGAGAGTAATTACTTATGGTACTTATGATTTATTACATTATGGGCATATAGAATTATTAAGAAGAGCCCGTGAAATGGGTGATTATCTTATCGTTGCATTGTCTTCAGATGAATTCAATCGTATCAAAGATAAAAAATCATACTATAATTTTGAACAAAGAAAAGTAATGCTTGAAGCGATACGTTATGTAGATCTCGTAATTGCTGAAGAAGGCTGGGGACAAAAAGAAAAAGACGTTGAACGTTTCGAAGTAGATACCTTCGTAATGGGACACGATTGGGAAGGCGAATTCGACTTCCTAAAAGATAAATGTGAAGTCGTTTATCTTAAACGTACAGAAGGTATTTCAACTACTCAAATTAAAAAAGAATTATACGGCGACGAAGCTAAATAA
- a CDS encoding NupC/NupG family nucleoside CNT transporter: MFLIINIIGLLVFLAIAVLFSRNRKDIQWKSIIILVIVNVILAWFFIYFPWGKAAVHALADGIAWIIQSAHAGTGFAFASWVGQKNMDMAVSALFPILLIVPLFDILMYFNILPRVIGGIGWVLAKITRQPKFESFFGIEMMFLGNTEALAVSSEQLKRMNEARVLTVAMMSMSSVSGAIVGAYVAMVPGDLVLTAIPLNIINAIIVSAILNPVRVEEQNDVIYSIKNNEIEKQPFFSFLGDSVLNAGKLILIIVAFVISFVALSDLIDRLINALTGVIGTWVGIKGSFGLDQILGVFMYPFALLLGLPWDEAWIVAQQMAKKIVTNEFVVMGQIKDVISTYSPHRRAVLTTFLISFANFSTIGMIVGTLKGIVDKKTSDFVSEYVPMLLLAGILVSLMTAGFVGLFAW, from the coding sequence ATGTTTTTAATTATTAACATAATTGGATTGCTTGTATTTTTAGCAATCGCAGTTCTTTTTTCTAGAAATCGCAAAGACATTCAATGGAAATCGATTATTATTTTAGTTATCGTGAATGTCATCTTGGCATGGTTCTTTATTTATTTCCCATGGGGGAAAGCAGCGGTTCATGCACTCGCTGACGGTATTGCATGGATAATACAATCGGCACATGCTGGTACAGGCTTTGCGTTTGCAAGCTGGGTTGGTCAAAAAAATATGGATATGGCAGTCAGTGCGTTATTCCCTATTTTATTAATTGTGCCACTATTTGATATTTTAATGTATTTCAATATACTACCCCGTGTGATTGGTGGTATTGGTTGGGTGTTAGCGAAAATTACGAGACAACCTAAATTCGAATCATTCTTCGGTATCGAAATGATGTTCTTAGGTAATACTGAAGCTTTAGCAGTTTCAAGTGAACAATTAAAAAGAATGAATGAAGCACGTGTGCTTACTGTAGCGATGATGTCGATGAGTTCTGTATCCGGTGCAATTGTAGGCGCATATGTCGCTATGGTGCCAGGGGATTTAGTATTAACGGCTATACCGTTAAATATTATTAATGCGATTATAGTATCGGCAATCTTAAATCCAGTACGTGTTGAAGAACAAAATGATGTCATTTACAGCATTAAAAATAATGAAATTGAAAAACAACCATTTTTCTCTTTCTTAGGTGATTCTGTTTTAAATGCTGGTAAGTTAATTTTAATCATTGTCGCATTTGTTATTAGTTTTGTAGCATTATCAGACTTGATTGATCGCTTAATCAATGCGTTAACAGGTGTAATTGGTACTTGGGTTGGAATAAAAGGTAGCTTCGGACTAGACCAAATCTTAGGTGTCTTCATGTATCCATTTGCTTTATTATTAGGATTACCTTGGGATGAAGCTTGGATAGTGGCACAACAAATGGCTAAGAAAATTGTAACTAATGAATTCGTGGTCATGGGCCAAATTAAAGATGTTATAAGTACATACTCACCACATAGACGTGCGGTACTTACGACCTTCTTAATTTCATTTGCTAACTTCTCTACGATTGGTATGATTGTAGGTACGTTAAAAGGCATTGTTGATAAAAAGACATCAGATTTCGTTTCTGAATATGTACCAATGTTATTACTAGCTGGTATCTTAGTATCACTAATGACTGCCGGATTTGTAGGATTATTCGCTTGGTAA
- a CDS encoding ABC transporter permease produces the protein MNAVWLVFKEHFKNFYLIKRLAEFQLRLSNHSNYLGMAWELLNPGLQIAVYWFVFGLGMRSNAPHDGVPFIYWLIVGISMWFFVNQGVLEGTKAIASKYNHVAKMNFPLSIIPTYIVFSRFYGHIGLLAIVMVICYFAGYHPSIYTVQLLLYVPYAFILTAAISLVTSTLGVLIRDTQMAMQAFMRIVFFVSSILIVPPKGIVTDVMQLNPVYFLAESYRAAILYKDWYFISHWELAVYNIAIVIVLFIVGSILHVKYRDHFADFM, from the coding sequence ATGAATGCAGTATGGTTAGTTTTTAAAGAGCATTTTAAAAATTTCTATTTAATAAAAAGATTAGCAGAATTCCAATTAAGATTATCAAACCATAGTAACTATTTAGGCATGGCATGGGAACTTTTAAATCCAGGTTTGCAAATAGCAGTTTATTGGTTTGTTTTTGGATTGGGTATGAGAAGCAACGCACCCCATGATGGTGTGCCTTTTATCTATTGGTTAATCGTAGGTATTAGTATGTGGTTCTTTGTGAACCAAGGTGTTTTAGAAGGTACAAAGGCTATTGCCAGTAAGTATAATCATGTGGCGAAAATGAATTTTCCATTGTCGATTATTCCTACGTATATAGTGTTTAGTAGATTTTATGGTCATATTGGATTATTAGCCATCGTCATGGTTATTTGTTATTTTGCAGGCTATCATCCTTCAATTTACACAGTGCAGTTGTTATTATACGTGCCATACGCATTTATTTTAACAGCAGCAATATCATTAGTGACATCAACCTTAGGTGTACTAATTCGTGATACGCAAATGGCGATGCAAGCATTTATGAGAATTGTATTCTTTGTGTCATCAATCTTGATCGTACCGCCTAAAGGTATCGTAACAGACGTGATGCAACTTAATCCTGTTTACTTTTTAGCAGAAAGTTACAGAGCTGCAATTTTATATAAAGACTGGTATTTTATCAGTCATTGGGAATTAGCAGTATATAATATCGCTATCGTAATCGTCTTATTCATAGTAGGTTCAATTTTACATGTGAAATATAGAGATCATTTTGCTGACTTTATGTAA
- the tagH gene encoding teichoic acids export ABC transporter ATP-binding subunit TagH: MTVSVNIEHVSKEYRIYRNNKERIKDVLVPFHKNKTFYALNDLSLTAHEGDVIGLVGINGSGKSTLSNMIGGSLAPSTGNISRNGEVSVIAINAGLNGQLTGMENIEFKMLCMGFNKKQIKEFTPQIVEFSELGEFIYQPVKKYSSGMRAKLGFSINITTNPDILVIDEALSVGDQTFAQKCLDKIYEYKEQKKTIFFVSHNMKQVKDFCTKIAWIEGGKLKDFGELEDVLPQYEKFLNDFKKRSAKEQKQFRSELDSSRFVVK, translated from the coding sequence ATGACTGTATCGGTAAACATTGAACACGTATCGAAAGAATACCGTATTTATCGCAATAACAAAGAACGTATTAAAGATGTTTTAGTACCATTCCATAAAAATAAAACTTTTTACGCGTTAAACGATTTATCATTAACCGCTCATGAAGGTGATGTTATAGGCTTAGTAGGCATCAACGGCTCAGGCAAGTCTACACTGAGTAACATGATCGGTGGTTCACTCGCACCAAGTACAGGTAATATTTCTCGTAATGGCGAAGTGAGTGTTATTGCAATCAATGCTGGTTTAAATGGTCAACTTACTGGCATGGAGAATATCGAATTCAAAATGCTTTGTATGGGCTTCAATAAAAAACAAATAAAAGAATTTACACCACAAATTGTAGAATTTAGCGAACTTGGTGAATTCATTTATCAACCAGTTAAAAAATATTCAAGTGGTATGCGGGCTAAGTTAGGATTTTCAATTAACATTACGACAAACCCTGATATTTTAGTTATTGACGAAGCTTTATCCGTCGGTGACCAAACTTTTGCCCAAAAATGTTTAGACAAAATTTATGAATATAAAGAACAGAAAAAAACAATTTTCTTTGTCAGCCATAACATGAAACAAGTTAAAGACTTTTGTACTAAAATAGCATGGATTGAGGGCGGAAAATTAAAAGACTTTGGCGAATTAGAAGATGTCTTACCTCAATATGAAAAGTTTTTAAACGACTTTAAGAAACGCTCTGCTAAAGAACAAAAACAATTTAGAAGCGAGTTGGACAGCTCACGTTTCGTAGTAAAATAA
- the tarB gene encoding teichoic acid glycerol-phosphate primase TarB — translation MRQVIKKVYMLIVGILNIIFAKNKIKKNNIVIMMTFSEDVMPIIKALVNKNYNITVIAKPELSTTVKTFKQVQFIPAGNKQIFKHMRALSSAKVIVIDTYYLMLGGYKKKRQQTIIQTWHATGALKNFGLTDHQVDLSNATQVEQYRRVYQATDYYLVGGEPMAQCFKESFEARDDQILPTGLPRLSAYNEMDIRLQQQQLKTEYNIEGKVAVYLPTYREKQKANRHINKQKFEQQLDDYTLLNKLHPAVASNSQTTLDIQSLMIMADIIITDYSSLAIEASLLNKPAIFYVYDEDDYDKDRGLNRFYKDIPNTYKAFTEDELIELIQNGDTQFQPLFKEWHKFNTQQSTEDVIHFIEEETNK, via the coding sequence ATGAGACAAGTAATAAAAAAGGTATATATGTTAATCGTCGGCATATTAAATATTATCTTTGCTAAAAATAAAATTAAAAAAAATAACATTGTAATTATGATGACGTTTTCCGAAGATGTGATGCCGATTATAAAAGCTTTAGTGAACAAAAATTATAATATAACAGTGATTGCTAAACCTGAACTCAGCACAACAGTTAAAACATTTAAGCAGGTACAATTCATACCTGCAGGAAACAAACAAATTTTTAAACATATGCGTGCACTAAGTAGTGCTAAAGTTATTGTTATAGACACATATTATTTAATGTTAGGCGGCTATAAAAAGAAACGCCAACAAACGATTATCCAAACTTGGCATGCGACAGGCGCACTGAAAAATTTTGGGTTAACAGATCATCAAGTAGATTTATCGAATGCTACGCAAGTTGAACAATATCGTCGTGTATATCAAGCGACGGATTACTATTTAGTAGGTGGAGAACCAATGGCACAATGTTTCAAGGAATCATTTGAGGCACGTGATGACCAAATTTTACCGACTGGTTTACCTAGACTGAGCGCTTATAATGAAATGGATATAAGGCTTCAACAACAGCAACTTAAAACGGAATATAATATAGAAGGTAAGGTTGCAGTCTATTTACCAACTTATAGAGAAAAACAAAAGGCTAATCGACACATTAATAAACAAAAATTTGAACAACAACTTGATGACTATACATTGTTAAACAAATTACATCCAGCAGTAGCGAGTAATTCTCAGACAACGTTAGATATTCAATCGCTTATGATTATGGCAGATATCATTATTACTGATTACAGTTCTTTAGCAATTGAAGCAAGTTTATTAAATAAACCAGCTATCTTTTATGTCTACGATGAAGATGATTATGATAAAGATAGAGGATTAAATCGCTTTTATAAAGATATACCTAATACTTATAAAGCATTTACTGAGGACGAATTAATTGAACTTATCCAAAATGGTGACACACAATTCCAACCTTTATTTAAGGAATGGCATAAATTTAATACACAACAAAGTACGGAAGACGTTATTCATTTTATTGAAGAGGAGACTAACAAATGA
- the pbp4 gene encoding penicillin-binding protein PBP4, whose product MRKLILIMVMLFFISTISSPFANAESETPTSIANQYGYNVSDAYQPKGAANISQTGQILYQYNIDQKWYTASMAKQMTMYLTLLEIKKGNLSLNDKVKITDDHYRMSTLPELSNTKLYPGETYTIKELLQITVSASSNAAALILADKVSGNTSDFTDLMNKKAKEIGMTNTHFVNPTGAENKQLKDFVPKRYKDEDSTMSTTRDFEILSQRVVQDTPSILDFTKKVAPTQHGVTYYTYNHSLEGADMSLKGTDGLKTGSSDLANYNHTITTKRNGFRITQTIMGAGNYNKFGGEKQRNMMGNAMINKSFDQYKYEKILSKGEHKINGKKYFVEKDLYDVLPKNATSKDYKFVIKDKKVHIDYDREFISDKYGPPSVKVKKPLVHQATTIVKTTWDDHPVLTLLGLVLIIAACAILIYLLIDFIRRRSNK is encoded by the coding sequence ATGAGAAAGTTAATTCTAATAATGGTAATGCTATTCTTTATATCTACAATATCATCACCATTCGCTAACGCTGAAAGTGAAACTCCGACAAGTATTGCTAATCAATATGGCTACAATGTTTCTGATGCCTATCAACCTAAAGGGGCTGCAAACATTTCGCAAACAGGTCAAATATTATATCAATATAATATTGACCAAAAATGGTACACAGCATCTATGGCTAAACAAATGACAATGTATTTAACATTGTTAGAAATTAAAAAAGGTAATTTGTCGTTAAATGATAAAGTTAAAATCACTGACGATCATTATAGAATGTCGACTTTACCTGAATTGAGTAACACGAAGTTATATCCTGGTGAAACTTATACGATCAAAGAGCTATTACAAATTACTGTTTCTGCTTCTAGTAACGCAGCAGCATTAATATTAGCCGACAAAGTTTCTGGCAATACTTCAGATTTTACAGATTTAATGAATAAAAAAGCTAAAGAAATCGGTATGACTAATACTCACTTCGTAAATCCAACAGGTGCAGAAAATAAACAGCTTAAAGACTTTGTACCAAAACGTTACAAAGATGAAGATAGTACGATGTCTACAACAAGAGACTTTGAAATATTGTCTCAACGCGTAGTGCAAGATACACCATCTATTCTTGATTTCACTAAGAAAGTTGCTCCGACACAACACGGCGTTACATATTACACATACAACCATTCATTAGAAGGTGCCGATATGAGCTTAAAAGGTACTGATGGTTTGAAAACAGGTTCAAGTGATTTAGCCAATTACAACCATACAATAACGACAAAAAGAAATGGTTTCAGAATAACGCAAACTATCATGGGCGCAGGTAACTACAATAAATTTGGTGGCGAAAAACAACGTAACATGATGGGTAACGCTATGATTAATAAATCATTCGATCAATATAAATACGAAAAAATATTGAGCAAAGGCGAACATAAAATCAACGGCAAAAAGTACTTTGTAGAAAAAGATTTGTATGATGTATTACCTAAAAACGCAACTTCAAAAGATTACAAATTCGTAATTAAAGATAAAAAGGTTCATATAGATTATGACCGTGAATTTATCTCAGATAAATATGGACCACCTTCTGTTAAAGTGAAAAAACCTTTAGTACACCAAGCTACAACTATCGTTAAAACAACATGGGATGACCACCCTGTATTAACATTATTAGGCTTAGTACTCATTATTGCTGCATGTGCAATATTAATTTATTTATTAATCGACTTTATTAGACGAAGAAGCAATAAATAA
- a CDS encoding glycosyltransferase family 2 protein: protein MKIAFIIPVFNAEQTIRRAVSSIDTKHDYEIICVNDGSTDKTQEVLEQLAKEYKNIKIINQENKGAAVSRNNGLAQMTSDVFMFLDADDQFLPSRIDYMADYYIKDEAVDIVIGQIGRGKDGEWQHIPTHKGLNKFEKVNLAQCPEVLQSIGPGAKMFNAKFADLRFDEDVVFCEEHTFIAKAYKKASDIQLLPNIVYAYNEVEGSVTEQRTERFLAYMADALKVRERVMDELLLEHVRRYYSYRMDELIVSYLIQAYVTSNNLVTEALINSVTTYIKAMQSTDYEGESLFRIVKVVEQGCRGWTKALYEEWRNTLHYVGIGRPNYYRFKVEILPHKAKFRGKLKLKKILKR from the coding sequence ATGAAAATAGCCTTCATTATTCCAGTTTTTAATGCAGAACAAACGATACGTAGGGCCGTATCATCTATTGATACAAAACACGATTATGAAATTATTTGTGTTAATGATGGCTCTACTGATAAGACACAAGAAGTGCTAGAACAATTGGCAAAAGAATATAAAAATATAAAAATTATAAATCAAGAGAATAAAGGCGCGGCCGTTAGCCGTAACAACGGACTAGCACAAATGACGAGTGACGTGTTTATGTTTCTAGATGCTGATGATCAATTTTTACCTAGTCGCATCGATTATATGGCTGATTATTATATTAAAGATGAAGCGGTCGATATTGTGATAGGACAAATTGGGAGAGGGAAAGATGGCGAATGGCAACATATTCCAACACATAAAGGACTTAATAAATTTGAAAAAGTAAACCTAGCGCAATGTCCAGAAGTATTACAATCTATCGGACCTGGAGCTAAAATGTTCAACGCCAAATTTGCTGATTTACGTTTCGACGAGGATGTAGTTTTTTGTGAAGAACATACCTTTATCGCTAAAGCTTATAAAAAAGCGAGTGATATTCAATTATTGCCTAATATTGTCTACGCCTATAATGAGGTTGAAGGATCTGTTACTGAACAACGTACAGAACGTTTTTTAGCGTATATGGCAGATGCTTTAAAAGTGCGAGAACGTGTGATGGATGAATTATTATTAGAACACGTAAGACGCTACTATAGTTATCGCATGGACGAACTTATAGTTAGCTACTTGATACAAGCTTACGTGACTTCAAATAATCTAGTTACTGAAGCTTTAATTAATAGTGTGACTACTTATATTAAAGCGATGCAAAGCACTGATTATGAAGGTGAATCATTATTTAGAATTGTAAAAGTTGTCGAACAAGGATGTAGAGGTTGGACTAAAGCATTATATGAAGAATGGCGAAACACGTTACATTATGTAGGTATCGGTCGTCCCAATTACTATCGCTTTAAAGTCGAAATATTACCGCATAAAGCTAAGTTTAGAGGTAAGTTGAAGCTAAAAAAAATATTAAAAAGATAA